From Eptesicus fuscus isolate TK198812 chromosome 14, DD_ASM_mEF_20220401, whole genome shotgun sequence, one genomic window encodes:
- the MRPS24 gene encoding 28S ribosomal protein S24, mitochondrial, whose translation MAAPVCGKGLGPRVLSWSRALPCAWRALHVSAVCAKNRAARVRVGKGDKPVTYEEAHAPHHIAHRKGWLSLHTGNLDGEDHAAERTVEDVFLRKFMLGTFPGCLADQLVLKRRANQVEICALVLRQLPAHKFYFLVGYSETLLSHFYKCPVRVHLQTVPSKVVYKYI comes from the exons atggcggcgcccgtGTGCGGCAAGGGCCTCGGGCCGCGG GTGCTGTCCTGGAGCCGAGCGCTGCCGTGTGCCTGGCGCGCCCTGCACGTGTCCGCGGTCTGTGCCAAG AATCGGGCGGCCCGGGTCCGAGTGGGCAAAGGGGACAAGCCCGTGACCTACGAGGAGGCGCACGCGCCTCACCACATCGCCCACCGCAAGGGCTGGCTGTCGCTGCACACAG GGAACCTGGATGGGGAGGACCACGCCGCAGAGCGAACAGTGGAGGATGTTTTTCTTCGCAAGTTTATGCTGGGCACCTTCCCCGGCTGCCTGGCTGACCAGCTTGTGCTGAAGCGCCGGGCTAACCAGGTGGAGATCTGTGCTCTGGTGCTGAGGCAGCTGCCAGCGCACAAGTTCTACTTCCTCGTGGGCTACAGTGAGACCCTGCTGTCCCACTTCTACAAGTGCCCCGTGCGGGTGCACCTCCAAACGGTGCCCTCCAAGGTGGTGTACAAGTACATCTAG